A part of Ammoniphilus sp. CFH 90114 genomic DNA contains:
- a CDS encoding DUF6431 domain-containing protein has translation MCIGSRRRKCISECGESKVLVIRRLRCTQCRRIHHELPDCLVPYKRYEVNSIESVAMDPPAHEDIAADDSTLYRWRKWVHSLLPYWLGCLQAIAIRYQQAPVKERSVPSQSAHHPFGPYVGDAPGWLARIVQTLTHLNLWVHTRSAFLSGNT, from the coding sequence CGTAGACGGAAGTGTATCAGTGAGTGTGGAGAAAGTAAGGTGTTGGTGATCCGTAGGCTACGTTGTACTCAATGCCGTCGAATTCATCATGAATTACCAGATTGCTTAGTCCCATATAAACGTTACGAAGTGAATAGCATCGAGAGTGTGGCTATGGATCCTCCAGCCCATGAAGATATTGCAGCAGATGACTCAACCTTGTATCGGTGGCGAAAGTGGGTTCATTCCCTCCTTCCTTACTGGCTGGGGTGTCTACAGGCGATTGCTATCCGTTACCAGCAAGCTCCTGTGAAGGAAAGGTCCGTGCCTTCACAGTCTGCACACCATCCTTTTGGACCCTATGTTGGAGATGCTCCCGGCTGGCTGGCGAGAATTGTCCAAACCCTTACTCATCTTAATTTATGGGTACATACCCGTTCTGCATTCTTGTCCGGAAACACCTGA